A DNA window from Streptomyces bacillaris contains the following coding sequences:
- a CDS encoding MarR family winged helix-turn-helix transcriptional regulator, protein METETATRWLSDTEQCAWRTHLDVSRLLMHQLEKDLQPFGLTMNDYEILVNLSESEDQRMRMSDLAAATLQSKSRLSHQITRMETAGLVRRTHCESDRRGLYAVLTEHGAETMRKVAPHHVESVRNHFMDLLSPEALAQLHAALTPIAEHLRGRRGKP, encoded by the coding sequence ATGGAGACCGAGACGGCCACCCGCTGGCTGAGCGACACGGAGCAGTGCGCCTGGCGCACCCACCTGGACGTCAGCAGGCTGCTGATGCACCAGTTGGAGAAGGACCTCCAGCCGTTCGGCCTGACCATGAACGACTACGAGATCCTGGTCAACCTCTCCGAGTCCGAGGACCAGCGGATGCGGATGAGCGACCTCGCCGCCGCGACCCTGCAGTCCAAGAGCCGGCTCTCGCACCAGATCACCCGCATGGAGACGGCGGGCCTGGTCCGCCGCACCCACTGCGAGTCGGACCGGCGGGGCCTGTACGCGGTCCTCACCGAGCACGGCGCCGAGACCATGCGCAAGGTCGCCCCGCACCACGTCGAGTCGGTGCGCAACCACTTCATGGACCTGCTCTCCCCGGAGGCCCTGGCGCAGCTGCACGCGGCGCTGACCCCGATCGCGGAGCACCTGAGGGGGCGGCGGGGGAAGCCGTAG